The DNA window AATCCAAGAAGCGGGATGCTTAAACTCCAACCCTAAAGCAACTCCAACATTCATAATTGTTCCTAAGAACGATATAATTGATATTATTGCTAGAGGAGATGGATACTCCACAAGAACACTACCCTGAAAGGAAACAATTCACCCACCAAagttaagacaaaaaaaatcgaGAAAATTAACCATAAACAAAAAGTGTATATACCATGGTAACACAATAAACAACATATGAGACATTCGCGATGATGACAAACACGGGACCTTCAATCCAATTCTCTGTAAATCTTTCATGGGTAGTTGATGTTTGAGATTTGGAAGAGACATCAATGGCTTGTCCATTATAAAGGCAAA is part of the Impatiens glandulifera chromosome 1, dImpGla2.1, whole genome shotgun sequence genome and encodes:
- the LOC124940807 gene encoding WAT1-related protein At4g08290-like; translation: MEKVNFKERRSQAKLLGRVIATSGAILICLYNGQAIDVSSKSQTSTTHERFTENWIEGPVFVIIANVSYVVYCVTMGSVLVEYPSPLAIISIISFLGTIMNVGVALGLEFKHPASWIIGWNVIFLVYVYAGIIISGLMAYIISALTQMKGSVFVAAFSQHQWSLLWLLVSSH